One Leopardus geoffroyi isolate Oge1 chromosome E1, O.geoffroyi_Oge1_pat1.0, whole genome shotgun sequence genomic window, GAAGCCGCTATATTGGGCAGTTAGGGGACCCAAGGAGGATTCCCAAGAGGGGTGACAGCAAAAGAAATTCTGCGGGAGATGAATGGACAGGAGGGATGTGGTGATTAGACAGAGGGCAGAGGTTCCTGGCTGGTATTCAGGGCAGGGCCAGAAGCTGCAGCAGCGCCTGGGTCAACTCTGGGCCAAGGGAGGACGAGGTGCAtgttggtttctgttttccaggCCACTTTTGCACCTGCTTGGAGAGAatggtgagaggcagagaggggggcacTCTGACCACATCCTGTGAGTATAGCCCAGGATGGGAATCCTACAGGAAGTGGTGGTGTCGCGGGAAGAATTGGAATTCCTGCAAAATCCTTGTTAAGACCACTGGATCAGAGAAACTGGTGAAGAAGGGCAGAGCGTCCATCCAGGAAAATCGTAGCCGACGCATATTCACCATGACCTTGGAGGATCTCCGTCGGGAAGACGCAGACACCTACTGGTGTGGGATTGAGCGAACCGGCAATGACCGGGGGTACAAATTTTCTATTGTTGTTGACCCAGGTAAGTACTACCCCTCCTGTGCTCTGGGGCCCTGGGACCCACCCCCAGAGGAGTCAGAACTGTTTCTCTGACTTTCCAGGTTGATGGAGAGGAGTCTCAAAACTCTCCTG contains:
- the LOC123604569 gene encoding CMRF35-like molecule 5 isoform X2 is translated as MWLLPVLFLLVIQGHFCTCLERMVRGREGGTLTTSCEYSPGWESYRKWWCRGKNWNSCKILVKTTGSEKLVKKGRASIQENRSRRIFTMTLEDLRREDADTYWCGIERTGNDRGYKFSIVVDPDSPKPVARTTLPSWTSSRLFPQGINSSHPMDLNSPLTRSATLAINGAAENLPVWILLVPPFLATLEWLCQG
- the LOC123604569 gene encoding CMRF35-like molecule 5 isoform X1, with amino-acid sequence MWLLPVLFLLVIQGHFCTCLERMVRGREGGTLTTSCEYSPGWESYRKWWCRGKNWNSCKILVKTTGSEKLVKKGRASIQENRSRRIFTMTLEDLRREDADTYWCGIERTGNDRGYKFSIVVDPAPDPTDSPKPVARTTLPSWTSSRLFPQGINSSHPMDLNSPLTRSATLAINGAAENLPVWILLVPPFLATLEWLCQG